GGGTGATGACGAGCAACGAGCCGCGCCTCGCCGGCGGGGGCGAGCACCACGTCTACTACTACCTCAAGCGCCGCTTCGGGACGCGTTACAGCAAGGGAGGCGCGACGCACGGGCAGATCGTCGCGGCCGGGACGCTGATCGCCGCCAAGATCTTCGCCGACGAGACCGGCGACCGCCGGCTCTACGAGTCGCTTCGTGCGGCCTACACCAAGCTCGGTCTCCCCGTGGATCGGCCCGCGCTCGAGGCGTCGGGGATCCGGCACGCCGACCTGCTCGTGGCCCTGCAGGCCGTGAGCAAGTCGCATCCCACGACGGTGCTGGGCCATCACTTCGCCAAGGGCGACTTCTCGGTGGTGGACGCCGTCTTCACCCCCGAGGTTCAGCCCGTGCGCTCCAAGCGCCAGGTGGTGGCGCGAACTCGGCACCCGCGGAGCCTGCCGCCGATGGAAGCGGGCCACCGCTCGGGGAAGAAGGGGGACCGCACGCCGCAGACCGAGGCCCAGCTCGATCAGCTCGAGCGTGTCCTCGCCAGGTACCGACGCGGCGGTGTCGCCGTCCGCACCTTCATGGGAGTCATCAGCTCGGCGCTCGGCGGCGGCGGGGTCATCGGCAACGGACTGGTCGACGATCCGATGCGCTGAACCCGGTCACCTCGGCTGCGCGCCTCGCGACGCGGTAGCCGCTATCGCGCCTGCGGCGCGACCTTCGGATAGCCAATCGGACGATTGAGGTGGCGCGCCAGGTCGGCGACGAGCTGCGGCGACGCGAGGTCCGCGAGCTCACCGCGCCGCGCGGCGACGCGCAGGGCCTCGCGCACGGCCATGGCCTTGGCGGTGCGTTCGAAGAGATCGTCGACCCGCGAGAGACAGAGGCCCGTCCCGATCAACGCGAGCCCGCTCAGGCTCGCCACCTTGGAGAGCGGCGACTCCGACAGCGAGGACATGAGGCTGATCGCCAGGCCGAGCCACGAGGCGTTGAGGACGCGCACGTCCCACGAGATGTGCGGGCGCCGCATGGCGTACCGCTCGTGGACCTCGGGATAGGCGTGGATCAGGCGGTCGAGCTCGGCCACGAGGGACTCGCGCTGCACGCGCCTCTCGACGCGCGCGCGTACCCAGCGCTCCTTCAGCAGCAGGAGCTTCTTCTGCGAGGCGTACGAGAGGCGGCCCCACGTCCGGATGCCGGTGGCGAACGGCCCGCGGCGTGGGCGCGTGGTGCGTGCCGTGCCGCTGGGCCGGAGCTGGGAGCCGTCGTCGGCGGCCCAGGCCGTGCGTGGTGGCGCGAGGCCCAGCGCGAGGCCAGCGAGGAGGATGAGACACGTTCCCTGTCGCGAAGAGAGATGCATGGTCGGCTCCGCGGCGCCCGAGAGCAAGGGGCGCGCCACGCGGTCCGCACGGCGCGGGACGTCGAGGCGGCCGCGAGTTGTCGCCCTCGCTTGACGGGCGCGGCTCTGCGGATCTCGGCCAGCCGGTGGATCGAGGCGCCACCGCGCGGCGGAGTGCGACGGGCGTGGGGCGAGCGCGAACCGCGACGTCTCGGATGGACGAAAGGCGCGCAGTAGCGCGAGCTCGGTCGCGCACCGCGCAGTGAAGTCTCGCCGCGACGCGAGGCGGGCCCGACCGTTGCTATGCGCCCTTCGCATGATGAACGCGACCTCTCTCGTCTCACGGTCTCTCTGCGCTGGACTACTGCTGGAGCTACTCTCGACGGTGGCGCACGCGCGTCCGCCCCAGGTGCCACCGCGCGTGGGGCCGTATCAGCTCGCGGCGCAGCCGCTCGGAGCTGGCGGCGTGAGCACGGTCTACCCCGCGGTCGACACGCGCAACGGACAGCAGGTCGCCGTGAAGGTGACGGGGTTCGTCGAGCACGCGCGGTCCGAGGCGGAGGTGCTGCGTCGCGTGGGCGCGCCCCCGGGGCAGCGCGCGCTCTTCCCGCGTTACGTCGACTACCTCGAGGAGCCGGGACGCGCCTACGTGGTGATGGAGGCGCTCCCCGGGCGGTCGCTGCACGACGCGGTTCGTGGCCCGATGCCGGAGGACGCTGTCGTGCCCATCGTCATGCACGTGCTCCGCGCCCTTCGCACGCTCCACGCGCACGGCTTCGTGCACGGCGACGTGAAGCCGGCCAACGTGATGCTGGACGAGGCGCTCCGACCGAGCTCCGTGCGGCTCATCGACTTCAACACCACGCGCCCCGTCGGCTGGCGCGGGCCCGAGGGTCCCGGCTACACGCGGGGCTATGCCGCGCCGGAGCAGTTCGTCTGGCCGCGGGGGATCGACCCGCGCACCGACCTGTACCTCACGGGCGCGACGGCCTTCGCGCTCGTGACCGGCGAGGCGCCCTTCGAAACGTCGGTGGGCGCCAGGAACGTGCTGCCGTGGGCGCGGCAGCGGCGCGGCGCACCGCTTCGTCGCAGCGACCACCCGCTCTGGACGGTGATCGAACGGGCGATGGAGCCCGACCCCGCACGGCGCTACGCCTCAGCGCAGGAGATGCTCGACGCCCTCCGCCCGCTCGCAGGTCTGCCCCCGCCTCGCCCCACCTCGCTCCCCAAGTAGCCGAGATTCCATCGCCCACGCCGTCGACCTGGCCAAACCGGCCACTTGCCTGGCCGGAGCAGTCAACCGCCACCTCGAAAAAAGACGGAGCAACTGTGGGAGCCGCGGTGCGTCGGCGAGGCGAGTTCGACAGGTTAGGTGCAAACGACAGGTGGCACGTGCGCTGCACAAGCCGCGTGAAACCCGTTCGGAGGAGAGCGATGAAGACGCTACGGCGAGGAGTGTATGCGCTGGCAACCATCGGCGTGCTGGTTGGGTGCGGCGGTGGAACGACGCAGCCGACCCAGGGGGCGCGGGCCGACGGTGGCGCCGCCGGTTCCGACGGGGGTGGCGGTGTGTGGACCGACGATGCCGGGGGAGATCCGGGGACGACCGGTCCCGGCGAAGAGACCCCGGGGCCGGGCCCGGCCGCCGACGGTGGCACCGTCGCGAAGGGAGACAGCGGTGGCACCGTCACGAAACGTGACGGGAGCACGGGGGGCAACACGAACACGCCGCCCCCGCCCTTTCCGGCCGCGCAGTGCGGCGCGACGGCTACCGTCGTGCTGCAGGAGATGGCGACCGGACAGCCGGACTACGTGGTGCTCAAGAACACCGGCGGCGCCCCGGTGGACCTGAACGGCTTTCAGCTCCACTTCGCGGGGATCACCAACAAGCCCACCTCCTACACCTTCAAGGCGAGCAAGATGCTCGATGCCGGCAAGACGCTCTACGTGGTCGAGTACCAGACCACCAAGCCCGATGAGATCGGCACGGCGGCGAACATCCCCTTCTTCGACGGGCCGCCGAATGCCGCCAGGCAGAATGCGGTGGCGCTCTACGACACGAGCGGAAAGCTGCTCGACTACCTCGCGATCGGCGCCCCGGCGGTGAGCCTGCCGCAGGGGGCGACCTTCACGGCGGTGGCCTGGCCGAGCGGCTTTTTGGCCAAGACGCACTCTTTTCAGCGCACGGGGCAGAAGGGGAGCTGTCCGGGCTTCGACGCGTCGGACTGGGGCGCGGCGCCGATCACGCGCAAGTAAGTTAGGGCCCTCCGTGTCGTCAGGCGGCGGCCTGGACGTCGGCGAGAATCGGCTTCGCGTCGGTGCCGTCCCCCTTCACGCAGCCGAGGTAGGTGAAGGGGTCCTCGAGGACGCGCACGGCAGAGTTGATGCCGTGCCCCGCGGTGAGGCCGTCATCGGCGCGCTCGTCGTAGGTGAAACGGATCGGCAGGCACTTCTGGATCACGATCTGCCCGTCCTTCACGACCGCCCGCTCCTCGATCCGTCCCACCATCATGAACAGCGACGCAGTCCCCCACTCGTAGAGGTGGTGGTAGCCCGGGGCCATCCCCACGCTCCCGAGGTTGGCGATGAAGATCGAGCAGTACATGGGGTCGAAGCGAATGAAGGAACCGGGGAGGATGTTGTAGTAGTCCATCCAGCGGAAGAGGCGCACGCCGAGCTTGAGCAGGGGACGGGGGAGGCTGGTCAGGAGGTTGTATTCCTTGTCCGCCGAGGTCACCTTGTCCGAGCGCTCCTCCTTGATACTGCCGTTGATGCGGGCGCAGAGCTGCTCGAAGTTCTCCTCGTCGCGCGCCTCCATCTTGACCGCTACCAGCTTGGCCGCCTTGTTCAGCTTCTGCCGCTTCATGCTGAAGCTGATCCAGGTGCCCTTGCGCTGGTAGATGCGCTCGCCCTTGGTGAAGCGGTTCATGCTCGGGTTGTGCTTCATGCCGAACATGCAGGCCGCGACCAGGCAGTGGGTCACGTCGCAGTGGAACTTCGCCTTCGTGGCTTCGAGGTAGGCCAGAAGCTTCTCCGCGTCGACTACCGTGTCGAAGTACACCACCGACTCGTTCCGCGTGGGCATGATGTGGAACATCATGGTCCGGTAGGGATGGATCCGCGGAATGAGCGTGGCGTCCGGGCGCGACGTCTTGAGGTTCAGCAGCACCCACAGCACGAACAGCACCCCGACGACGATGAGGGCAATCAGCATCTTCACCACCTCCCGCCGGGAACAAACGACACAACGCGCGCTGCCGTCAACTCCGAATCGCCGGCCGGGGCTCGCTGGCCTTGCCCTCCCCAGGACGGGCCCGACCGCCTATAATGCCGAGAATGAGCCCATTGATCGCACGCACCTGGTTCGCCCAGGATGGATCGCTGCACCTGGCGCTCGCGGGCGCCATCGACGAGACCTGTGACCTCGAGGCCGCGCTGGCGTCGATCGATCGCGACGTGGTGATCGACGTGTCGGCGGTGGACCGCATGAACTCCGTCGGCGTCCACCGCTGGATCACCACCCTCGACCCGCTTTCGCGGCGGCACGCCGTGACGATCGAGGCCTGTCCGTATCCCATGGTGCTCCAGGCGAACGTGGTCGCGAACTTCTTCGGCGCGGCGAAGGTGGCCTCGTGTCTGGCGCCGTACTTCTGCACCGCCTGCCAGCAGACGCCCATGCTGCAGCTCTCCGCCGAGGAGGTTGGGGAGGCGGGAGGCGGTCCTCCCGAGAAGCCCTGCCCGAGCTGCGGCGGCGCGCTCACCTTCGACGAGCTGGAGAGCTACTTCGCGTTCCTCGACTCCGCGCGCGGGGCCACGCGGCGGCCGCGGTGAAGGCGACACGGTCGCAGGAGCCGGCGCGCGCCGTGCTGGTGCTGGACGCGGAGGGGGCGGAGGGGCGTCCGCTCGCGGATAGCGTCGAGGTGGCGGGCTTCCGCTCGCAGGTGGTGCCGGCGTTCGATGAGCTGCAGCGCGCCTTTCGCGACGGGGCGGCTCCCCTCGCGGTCGTGGCCTACGAGGCGCTCTGGCCCGCACCGCAGCGCGCCCTGCGGACGCTCCGCGAGGTCTGTCCGGCCGCGCGGCTGGTCGTGGCCTACGCCGACGGCTCGCCGAGGATTGGCCTCGGCAAGCGCCTCTGGTCCGAGGGTCTCATCGACTACTGGGTGTCGCGGTCGGCCGGTCCGCGCGAGTTCGCCAAGCTGCTCACCCAGGCCGCGGCCGACCTGGCGGCGGACGACTCGGGGGCCACCTCGGAGCGACCGTCGCCCCCCGCAGCCGCCGGCTGGGGCGGAGCGCTGCGAGAGCTGGACCGGCTGGGCCGAGCCCTGAACAACACGCGGCGGCTCGACGAGCTCCTGCGCGAGGTCCGGCGGCGGACGCGTTCGCTCGTCGAGGCCTACGTGGTGCAGGTGCTCCTCCACGACGAGACGGCCCCCAAGCTCTTCAGCTTCCCCTCGGCACCCGTCCAGCACGAGGTGTCGTGGCGGCTCGTCGAGTCGGCCTGCGCGGCCCTGAGCGGCCATCTCGTCCGGCCCCTCGACCCGCTCGAGGTGGCGGCGTTCCAGAGCCCGCCGCTCGACGCCGCGAGCTCCGAGGCGGTCTCCGACGCGCTCTCCGCCCCGCCGCTGCACGTACCGCTCTTCGCGCAGGGGGTGCTCGTGGGCTGCCTGAGCGTCCTGCCCTTCCCGGGCCGGCCCTGGCAACCCGAGCACGAGGCGCTGATCCGGCTTCTGGCCCATCAGCTTGCGGCGGCGCTCCGCGGCGTCGAGCTGCTCGCGGCCACGGAGGCCTCGGCCGAGGTGGACGAGCTGACGGGGCTGCGAAATCGTCGCGCGCTCTCCGCGCTCCTGCCGCAGGAGTGGCGGCGCGCCGAGCGTTTCGGCCTCGACCTCACGCTGCTAGTGATCGACGTCGACCGCTTCGCGGAGCTCAACGAACGGCTGGGCTATGCGACGGGCGACGAGATCCTGCGGCAGATCGCGACGCTCATCGCGAACCAGCTGCGCACGACCGATCACCTGATACACCTCGGGGCCGACCGCTTTCTCTGCGTGCTGACGGGCGAGGGACCGTCGGAGGCGGCGGTGGCTGCGGAGCGCGTCCTCCTGACCTTCAAGCAGCATCCGGTGCTGACCGATTCGCCGCTCGGGCCGGTGCACGTCGCCTGCAGCGCGGCCGTGGCCTCGCGTGCCGTGTCCGCGGCCAGCCAGCCCGAGGAGCTGCTCGAGCTGGCGGAAGCGGCGCTGCGGCGGGCCAAGGACGCGGGCGGAGGACGAACCGCGATCAGCCCTGCGCCGGCACGTCGGGAGGCCCGGGACACCGAGGAGATCCAGATCGACGAGAAGCGCCGCGCCGCTCGCCTCGCCGCGGACCTGCCGGTGCGCTACCTCGAAATACCGGACCTCGAAGGCCACCTGACCGAGGCCCGCTCGATCAA
The sequence above is a segment of the Deltaproteobacteria bacterium genome. Coding sequences within it:
- a CDS encoding serine/threonine protein kinase encodes the protein MMNATSLVSRSLCAGLLLELLSTVAHARPPQVPPRVGPYQLAAQPLGAGGVSTVYPAVDTRNGQQVAVKVTGFVEHARSEAEVLRRVGAPPGQRALFPRYVDYLEEPGRAYVVMEALPGRSLHDAVRGPMPEDAVVPIVMHVLRALRTLHAHGFVHGDVKPANVMLDEALRPSSVRLIDFNTTRPVGWRGPEGPGYTRGYAAPEQFVWPRGIDPRTDLYLTGATAFALVTGEAPFETSVGARNVLPWARQRRGAPLRRSDHPLWTVIERAMEPDPARRYASAQEMLDALRPLAGLPPPRPTSLPK
- a CDS encoding lamin tail domain-containing protein encodes the protein MKTLRRGVYALATIGVLVGCGGGTTQPTQGARADGGAAGSDGGGGVWTDDAGGDPGTTGPGEETPGPGPAADGGTVAKGDSGGTVTKRDGSTGGNTNTPPPPFPAAQCGATATVVLQEMATGQPDYVVLKNTGGAPVDLNGFQLHFAGITNKPTSYTFKASKMLDAGKTLYVVEYQTTKPDEIGTAANIPFFDGPPNAARQNAVALYDTSGKLLDYLAIGAPAVSLPQGATFTAVAWPSGFLAKTHSFQRTGQKGSCPGFDASDWGAAPITRK
- a CDS encoding 2-oxo acid dehydrogenase subunit E2 translates to MLIALIVVGVLFVLWVLLNLKTSRPDATLIPRIHPYRTMMFHIMPTRNESVVYFDTVVDAEKLLAYLEATKAKFHCDVTHCLVAACMFGMKHNPSMNRFTKGERIYQRKGTWISFSMKRQKLNKAAKLVAVKMEARDEENFEQLCARINGSIKEERSDKVTSADKEYNLLTSLPRPLLKLGVRLFRWMDYYNILPGSFIRFDPMYCSIFIANLGSVGMAPGYHHLYEWGTASLFMMVGRIEERAVVKDGQIVIQKCLPIRFTYDERADDGLTAGHGINSAVRVLEDPFTYLGCVKGDGTDAKPILADVQAAA
- a CDS encoding anti-sigma factor antagonist encodes the protein MSPLIARTWFAQDGSLHLALAGAIDETCDLEAALASIDRDVVIDVSAVDRMNSVGVHRWITTLDPLSRRHAVTIEACPYPMVLQANVVANFFGAAKVASCLAPYFCTACQQTPMLQLSAEEVGEAGGGPPEKPCPSCGGALTFDELESYFAFLDSARGATRRPR
- a CDS encoding diguanylate cyclase → MKATRSQEPARAVLVLDAEGAEGRPLADSVEVAGFRSQVVPAFDELQRAFRDGAAPLAVVAYEALWPAPQRALRTLREVCPAARLVVAYADGSPRIGLGKRLWSEGLIDYWVSRSAGPREFAKLLTQAAADLAADDSGATSERPSPPAAAGWGGALRELDRLGRALNNTRRLDELLREVRRRTRSLVEAYVVQVLLHDETAPKLFSFPSAPVQHEVSWRLVESACAALSGHLVRPLDPLEVAAFQSPPLDAASSEAVSDALSAPPLHVPLFAQGVLVGCLSVLPFPGRPWQPEHEALIRLLAHQLAAALRGVELLAATEASAEVDELTGLRNRRALSALLPQEWRRAERFGLDLTLLVIDVDRFAELNERLGYATGDEILRQIATLIANQLRTTDHLIHLGADRFLCVLTGEGPSEAAVAAERVLLTFKQHPVLTDSPLGPVHVACSAAVASRAVSAASQPEELLELAEAALRRAKDAGGGRTAISPAPARREARDTEEIQIDEKRRAARLAADLPVRYLEIPDLEGHLTEARSININASGIALLDPQARLRQHHYALLYVEGAQSPILARVVWTADSGDGPRSAGLTFLTPEELVSRVRAVERVRSAPVALVVTDNPRTWEQVERVLIAARYQMLVLKSGMPLPSTEELSEFSLVVVGENALHSWFGERLAAVRLRLRGRARIVVINESEDRGEALRTIASHEIQHFVAHSDRSDEALFATLNKLLVGEYFGMQKYLLWGTSPKSWTIRKREDKEQVLDGIRQVAREVYCHPRLSDLLIAALDEMLINAMYGGGAPGRDAPDRVTVECGTDGRLLAVSVVDDRGNFAFEDLYRALDQGLSRAAEGIPGGAASARIGFRTMLDCLSQLAINVELGRRTEVIGIVDLRKPFREYRRSIPTLGLFTTADSKSDPPQEG